One part of the Phycisphaeraceae bacterium genome encodes these proteins:
- the solA gene encoding N-methyl-L-tryptophan oxidase: protein MAGSWRCAVTPEYHTIIIGLGAMGSSAALHLARRGVRVLGLEQFDIPHGNGSSHGYSRMIRMAYFEHPDYVPLLRRAYELWRDLEVQAGSTLLHVTGGVYIGPGSGSLVPGSLRSAQNHGLAHEVLSRRQLAQRYPQFEVPSSYEAVYEEAAGLLVPEAVVAAQAGLALQYGAELKAHEPVMGWEADSTGVCVRTHGGMYRAEKLIIAGGAWASRCVDWLPIRVHRQVLAWVWPADSDRFRHPQMPVWAIEPEAAVASGEYYGFPIRPEAPGFKVALHRPGRPIDPDRLHAAANRPDKEDEAEIRECLARYIPDANGNLLGLRTCMYSMSPDSHFIIDRLSEHPNVSVACGFSGHGFKFASVVGEILADMAQSGATRHPIGFLSLARLSQPKP, encoded by the coding sequence ATGGCGGGTTCTTGGCGGTGCGCGGTGACCCCGGAGTACCACACCATCATCATCGGACTCGGTGCGATGGGCTCATCCGCCGCGCTCCATCTTGCGAGGCGAGGGGTTCGGGTGCTCGGCCTGGAGCAGTTCGATATCCCCCACGGAAATGGCTCCTCCCACGGCTACTCACGGATGATCCGGATGGCGTACTTCGAGCACCCGGACTATGTGCCGCTGCTGCGTCGGGCCTACGAACTCTGGCGGGACCTGGAGGTGCAGGCGGGATCGACGTTGCTCCACGTGACCGGGGGCGTGTACATCGGTCCCGGATCGGGGAGTCTCGTCCCCGGCTCGCTCCGCTCGGCTCAGAACCATGGTCTCGCCCATGAGGTGTTGTCTCGTCGGCAACTGGCCCAGCGATATCCCCAGTTCGAAGTACCGTCATCGTACGAGGCGGTCTATGAGGAGGCGGCTGGCTTGCTTGTCCCTGAGGCGGTAGTCGCCGCGCAGGCCGGGCTCGCCCTTCAGTATGGCGCCGAGCTCAAGGCGCACGAACCGGTCATGGGTTGGGAAGCCGACTCAACCGGTGTCTGCGTCCGCACACACGGAGGGATGTACCGCGCCGAGAAACTGATCATTGCCGGCGGGGCATGGGCCTCACGCTGTGTCGACTGGCTGCCGATCCGAGTGCACCGCCAGGTTCTCGCGTGGGTGTGGCCCGCCGATTCCGACCGGTTCCGGCACCCACAGATGCCGGTGTGGGCGATCGAGCCCGAGGCCGCCGTTGCGAGCGGAGAGTACTACGGATTTCCGATCCGACCAGAAGCCCCTGGCTTCAAGGTGGCGCTCCATCGTCCCGGGCGCCCCATCGACCCCGATCGCCTCCACGCCGCCGCGAACCGGCCGGACAAGGAGGATGAGGCGGAAATCCGTGAGTGCCTTGCGAGGTACATCCCGGATGCGAACGGCAACCTGCTGGGCCTTCGGACGTGCATGTACTCGATGTCTCCGGACTCCCACTTCATCATCGACCGCCTTTCTGAGCATCCCAACGTCTCGGTCGCCTGCGGCTTCTCCGGACATGGCTTCAAGTTCGCGAGCGTCGTCGGGGAGATCCTCGCGGACATGGCGCAAAGCGGGGCCACCCGACATCCGATCGGATTCTTGTCTCTGGCTCGGCTCTCGCAGCCGAAACCCTGA